The Halichoerus grypus chromosome 14, mHalGry1.hap1.1, whole genome shotgun sequence genome contains a region encoding:
- the OR2S2 gene encoding olfactory receptor 2S2, which translates to MEKANWSSPVAEFIILGLSAYPRLEKVFFVLILMMYLVILLGNGVLILVTILDSHLHTPMYFFLGNLSFLDICYTTSSVPLILDSFLTPRKTIPFSTCAVQMFLSFAMGATECVLLGMMAFDRYVAICNPLRYPVVMSKAAYVPMAVSSWAIGGTASVVHTSLTIQLPFCGNVINHLACEILAVLKLACTDISINVISMGVTNVIFLGVPVLFISISYVFIIATILRIPSAEGRKKAFSTCSAHFTVVVIFYGTLLFMYRKPKSKDSLGADKEDLSDKLIPLFYGVVIPMLNPIIYSLRNKDVKAAMRNLMAHKCFTQ; encoded by the coding sequence ATGGAAAAAGCCAATTGGTCCTCCCCTGTGGCAGAGTTCATTATCCTGGGACTCTCAGCCTACCCAAGGCTGGAGAAAGTGTTCTTTGTGCTCATCCTCATGATGTACCTGGTGATCCTGCTGGGCAATGGGGTCCTCATCCTGGTGACCATCCTTGACTCCCACCTGCACAcgcccatgtacttcttcctgggGAACCTCTCCTTCCTGGACATCTGCTACACAACCTCCTCAGTCCCCCTCATTCTCGACAGCTTCCTAACCCCAAGGAAAACCATACCTTTCTCCACCTGTGCCGTGCAGATGTTTCTCTCCTTTGCCATGGGAGCCACAGAGTGTGTGCTTCTGGGCATGATGGCATTTGATCGCTATGTGGCCATCTGTAACCCCCTTAGATATCCTGTGGTCATGAGCAAGGCTGCCTACGTGCCCATGGCTGTCAGCTCCTGGGCCATCGGTGGTACTGCTTCTGTGGTACACACATCCTTGACAATTCAGCTGCCTTTCTGTGGGAACGTCATCAACCACCTTGCGTGTGAGATCCTGGCTGTCCTGAAGTTGGCTTGTACTGACATCTCCATCAATGTGATCAGCATGGGGGTGACCAATGTGATCTTCCTGGGGGTCCCAGTTCTGTTCATCTCTATCTCTTACGTCTTCATCATTGCTACCATCCTGAGGATCCCCTCGgctgaggggaggaagaaggccttctccacctgctctGCCCACTTCACTGTGGTGGTCATCTTCTATGGGACCTTACTTTTCATGTATAGGAAACCCAAGTCTAAGGATTCCCTGGGGGCAGACAAAGAGGACCTTTCAGACAAGCTCATCCCCCTCTTCTATGGGGTGGTGATTCCCATGCTCAACCCCATCATCTACAGCCTCAGGAACAAGGATGTAAAGGCTGCTATGAGGAACCTGATGGCTCACAAATGCTTCACCCAGTGA